The genomic stretch CGTCGTAGAAGACCTGACCGGGCACCGTGTACAGGTGGAAGCGCGTCTTGAAGCCGCGAATCTCACCGAGCGACAGCGGCAGGAAGTCGAAGAAGAGCGTGCGGTCCGTCTCCGTGGAGAGGGAGATGAGCTTGCCCTTCGTCTCCGCGGCGGTCTTGTTGTAGATGTACTGAAGGTTGGTCGTCTTCCCGCAGAGCCCGGGCCCGTAATAGACAATCTTGCAGTTGATTTCGCGGGATGAGTAATTGATGAAGGACATGGCTTCCCGGGTTACTCGCTGAAGAGGTTGTCGATATCGTCGTCGGAGATCTCGGCGAAGGGCGACCCAGCTCCAGGACTGTCCGTCTTCTTCACCAGGCTCTCGAAGATCTTCGTGAGCTCGTCGCTGGCCTTCTTGATGCGAAGGCGGACGAGGCCAAGGCTGGTGCGGTTGTCAAAGATGACGACCAGCACGACCCGGCTGCCGACGATGGTCATGTACAGCGAGTCCTTGGCCCCTTCGTGGAACTGGTTGGGGAACTCGTTCTCCCCAATCAGCTTGGCCAGGCCACCCATCGCCGCCACGTTACCGGCCGTCAGCGAGGCCAGTGACGTGGTGTCGATGTTCTGCGTCTGACCCGCGGAGGAGATGAGCTGCCCGTTCTTGTCGACGAGGAAGACCACCTTCGCGTTCGCGTCCTTGGTAAGCCGGTCGCAAACGGCGTTGATCTTGGTGAACTCCTCTTCGTACATCACCAGTTGCGTGCCCATGGGCGTATGCGCTCCTCAGCGTTCGCTCGTCCCGCTCATGGCGACGCTCCGATGTTTCTAGAGTGAATCCACGAGGTTAGACGAGGCGCTACCGACCATCAGGATGCTTAGCAAAGCGTATCCACTCCAGCAAGAAGCCTTCCGCTTCCTGGAGGAGGTTCCGTGTCCGTTCCCATGCCCTCCGGACGCTCTGTGGGGTGGAGGCCACGGATCCGCACCCTGAGAGCGTGGAGCCTGAGCGGGCCCGTCCCACGGGGTTGGGGGCCTTCCCGGCTTTCTCTATACTCCGCTGCGTTTTGCCGCCCCCGCTTCTCCCGCGTTGCTCCGTGGCGCGCCTGGCGCTGGTGCTCCTCGTCCTGCTTGCCACTCCCTCCGCCCACGCGGACGCAGTGGCCGAGCACGCCTCGTTGCGCCTTCGCTACGGGCTGTCCCTCCGTGACGGCCGTCAGGCGGATGTAGGGCCCGGGCTCACCTATGAGGGCTTCACGCCGAACGACATGGCGGCCGTAGGCACTGCGTGGCTGGGCACGTCCTGGCTGGGCGCGTGGGCCGGGTTGCAGCGGGAGGCCTTCGACCTGCGGGAGGGCGCGCTGCGGATCACCGGTGGCAGCCTGTGGCGGGCCTCGGTGGGCTCCCGGGCGCGCGCCTTCCTGGGCCCGGTGCGCGCGGAGCTGGGCGCGGGCTATGGCTTCTCGCAGCTTCCCCACTTCAGTGACTCGGCCGAGCCCGTGCTCCTTCGGGGTGTGCGGCATGCGGTGGTGGTGGGCGGCCTGGTGCGCTTCCCACTGATGCTGGGGCTGCAGTTGGAAGCGCGCGGTGAGCTGCCGGTCTCGCTGTCGGTGCGCGACGCCACGGGCGCCCGAGCGGAGGCGACGGGGTTCTCCGCCGGTGGCGCGCTGCTGGTGCCGCTGCGGCGAGCGGAGCGCTGGACGGGCACGCTGGTGCTGGACTTCCAGCACGTGCAGGACACGGTGACGCTGGAGGATGGGACGCAGTCCCGGCAGCGGCTGCGGCGGATGGGCGCGGCGCTGGAGCTGGCGTGGCATGACGGTGTCCGGACGACGCGGCAGGTGCCCGTGCCGGTGGTGGTGGTGCCCGGAAGCGTGCGGTTTCACGTGCTGGACGCGCGGACGGGCGCGCCGCTGCCCGGAGCGCGGGTCATGGTGGAGGGCGAGGCGCACGTGGCGGACGCACAAGGCCTCGTCGAAGTGGCGTCCCTGTCGCCCGGGCCGGTGTCCGCGCAGGTGACGGCGGAGGGATACGCGTCCGCGGAGGCGGCGGTCACGGTGGAGGAGGGCGTGCGCGCGGAGTTGGAGGTCCGAGCCGCGCCACTGCCGCCACCGACGGGCGCGCTGCGGGTGACGGTGGTGGATGCGCGGACGGGCGCGCCGCTGCCGGACGTTCGCGTGTCGGTGGGCACAGCCCAGGTGCGCACGGACCTGACAGGGCAGGTGGTGGTGAGGGACCTGGCTTCGGGGCCCGTGGCTGTCGCGGTGGCGTCTTCCGGCTTCCGGTCCGTGGATGAAGCCGCGGTGGTCATCGCCGGGCAGGAGTCCACGCTGTCGGTACCCCTGGCGTCGGAAAAGAAGGGGACGCGGGCCACGCTGGTGGGGCAGGTTCGCAGTGTGCGAGGGGGCAAGCCATTGGCGGCGACCCTCCTCATGACGAAGGCCCGAGTGCGCGCGCGCACGGATGCGAAGGGGGCTTTCAATGTCCAGGTGCGGGGTGGCACCTACCGCATCACCATCTCCGCGCGAGGGCATCTGTCCCAGACGAAGGTCATCACCCTGCGCGAGGGTGAGCGGACCATCCTCAATGTCGACCTCTTCCCGAGGGGGAAACGGTGAGTGCCCCGCGTCGTTGGTTCCTGGTCCTGCTGCTCCTCGTCGCGGGGTGTGATGATGACGCCGTGGCGCCGCCTCCCGGGCCCTCGGCGGTGGTCGATGCGGGCGCTGGCGAGGTGCTGGGCCGCCTGGAGGGCTTGAGCGGCGACGTGCGCCTGGAGCGAGGTGGCAAGCAGGCGCCCGCCGAAGAGGGGCCCTTGTACGGGGGCGACGCGGTGGAGACGGCCGCGGGTGGTGCGGCCACGGTGCGTTTCCCGGACGGCCGTTCCGTGGAGGTGGGGCCGGACGCACGCTTCGCGCTGGGCTCGGACTCGGGGGGCATCGTGCTTCAAGTGGAGCGCGGCATCCTGTTGTCGCGCGTGCCCGCTGATGCGAACCGCACGGGCCAGGGCTCGAAGGTGGCGCTGACCATCCGTACGCCCTTCGGCCTCACGCGCGTGGGGGCGGATGAACCCAGCGAGGTGCGCGTGCAGGTGGCCGAGGACGCGGGCCGCGTCGAGGTGCGGCTGGGCGCCATCGAGTTCGTGGGCCGTGATGGCAAGACGCTGCGCGCGTCCGAAGGCGACGCGGTGGAGGCGACGTCCGGCCGGACGGAGCTGGTGGCTCGCGGGGCGCGTGTCCTGGAGCTGGCGCCGATTCCGGTGGCGGTACGGCTGACGGCAGGGCGCGCGGAGGTGCGAGCCAAGGGGGCGTCGGACTGGCGTCCGGTGGCGAAGCAGGGCGAGGAGCTGTCGCCGGGAGGCAGCGTGCGCACCCGGCGCGGAGGCTCCGCGGTGCTGGCGCTGGAGGGCTCGGCCACGGTGGCGTCACTGGGCTCGGACGCGGAGCTGGTGCTGACGTCAGCGGAGCAGGGTGGCGCCACGGACGAGGCGCGCTTCGACTTGTTGAGGGGCTGGCTGAACCTGCAGCTCGCGCGAGGGCGTACCAGCCGGCTGGTGCTGCCGGGGCTGCAGGTGGAGGGCGGCGGTGAAGCGCGGCTGGCGGTGCGCCGCACGGCCGCGGGCTATCTGGTGGATGCCCTCACCGGACAGGTGACGCTGGTCCGCGGAGCCGCCCGGCAGGCGCTGCGCGCGGGTGAGCGCGCCACGGTGGATGCGTCCTCCGCGCAGGCGCCACGCGTCGAGCCGCTCGCGCCCGCGCCACTGGCCCTGGGCGTCGTCGACGGCGCGGAGGTGTTCCATCCAGGGCTGCAGGATGTGGCCATCACCTGGGAAGGGGAGGGCGAGGCCACGGTGGAGGTCGCGGAGGACGCGGCCTTCACGCGGCCGGTGCTGTCAGGCACGGTGTACCGTCCCTTCATCAACGTGCCGGCGCCGGTGCGCGGCGTGCTCCACTGGCGGGTGCGCCGCAAGGATGGGACGCAGGTGTCGGGCAGCGCGTCGTTCGCGCCGGAGCGCGCGGTGCGCTCGCTGGCGCGGGTGCGCAACGTGGTGCCCGAGGGGCCGGAGAAGACGACCATCTTCTACCAGGACAAGCCCCCGGCGGTGACCTTCACCTATGCCGCGGAGACCTCCGCGGCGCGCTACCGTGTGGCCGTGTACCGCGCGGGGACATTGGATACGCCGGTGGCCGAACGCACCGTGACGGAGACTCGCGCCGCGCTGGACGCCGGTGCGCTGAGCGAGGGCAACTACCTCTGGTCCGTCACGCCGCTTTCCGCCACGGGTGCACAGCTCAAGGGGGGACGGATGAACAAGCTGGAACTGGTCTACGACAACTCGGTGCCGGTGCTCATGGTGTCCACACCGCGCAACGGGCAGGCCGCGGGCGCGAAGGTGCGCGCGGCCGGTGTCGCCCCCGTGGACGCCCGCCTGTCCATCAATGGACGCCCGGTGGCGCTGGATGGCAAGCACCGGTTCAACACCTGGGTGGAGCCGGTGGGCTCGCCGCCCGTATTGGTGTTTAAGATGACGCGTCCTGGTGCCCCGGCGGTCCATACGGTGCGCACTCTGAAACAGCGAGGGCCGTGAGGATGTCCCCCCCCCAGACGACCCTGCCTGTGACGGAAGCGAGCCTTGTGCCCCTGCTTCAGCCTTATGGCCCGTACGTGCTCGTGCGAAAGCTGGCCGAAGGCGGCATGGCGGAAATCTTCCTCGCCAAGCTGCTGGGCGCCGACGGCTTCGAGCGCAACGTCGTCATCAAGCGGATGCTGCCGCACCTGACGAACAACCCCGACTTCGTGGAGATGTTCCGGGACGAGGCGCGGCTGGCGGCGAAGCTGGCCCATCCGAACATCGTGCAGATTCAGGAGCTGGGCTTCGCGGAGGGCTGCTACTACATCTGCATGGAGTACCTCGCGGGCGAGGACTTCTCCACGACGCTGCGGCTGGCCGGACGCAAGCGCCACTACGTGCCGCTCCCCATCGTGTTGCGCGTCCTCATCGACGCGGCGCGCGGGCTGCACTTCGCGCACGAGTTCACCAACGAGGCCGGGCAGCCGCTGAACGTCGTCCACCGCGACATCTCTCCGTCGAACCTGTATCTGACGTACCAGGGGCAGGTGAAGGTGCTGGACTTCGGCATCGCCAAGGCCGAGTCGCGGCTCGTCAACACGCGCACTGGCGTGGTGAAGGGCAAGTACATGTACATGGCGCCGGAGCAGGCTCGCGGCAAGGAGGTGGACCGCCGCGCGGACGTCTTCGCGCTGGGCGTGAGCCTGTATGAGGCCCTCACCCATGTGCGGCCCTTCTCCCGGGAGAACGACCTGGCGGTGCTCAACGCGCTGCTGCAGGGCGAGCTCAAGCCGCCGCGCGAGCTGCGGCCGGACTTGCCCGAGGAACTGGAGGCCATCCTCCTGAAGGCCATGGCCTTCAAGCCGGAGGACCGCTACCCCACCGCGGAGGCGTTCGCGGACGCGCTGGAGACGTTCCTCTCGGAGCATCTCAGTGGCTCGGGCGCGATGCCGCTCGGCGCCTTCTTGAAGGGGCACTTTGGTGAGGAGCGCTTCACCGAGCGCTCACGCATTCCCACGCTGGCCACGCTCACCGCGACGTACGGAGGCGCCGCGGCAGGGGCGCAGGGGCAGGCGCCGGGTGCGGAGACGCACGGGACGAACCTGTATGGCGTGCTTGCCCGGGAGGGGGACGCCACGTCCGCCCAGCGCCCCGGCATGTCCATGCGGCCTTCCTCGCCGGGCGTGCCTGCCCATGGCTCGGCTTCACGTGGGCCGACGTCGCCGGAGCCCGCCACCACGGCCGGAGGCCGACGCTGGCGTACGCTGGCGGTGGGATTGGCGGGCGGCCTGATGCTGGCGGCGGCGGGCATCGTTGGATATCGGCAGTGGGTGACGACGCCCGCTTCGGTGTCGCTGGTGCCGGCCACGGCGCCCGTCGTGGAGGCCGTGGCACCGGAGGATGCTGCCGCTCAGGCCGGTTCTCTGCCGGAAGCCGTGGCCAATGGGGCGGGTGGCGACGTGGCCGTGACGGATTCGGCGCCGCCACCCGTGGATGCCGCTGACGCGACGGAGACGGACGAAGCCGGACTTGCTGGCACTGCGTCCGATGTCGAGCCGGATGCGGATGAAGAAGTGGCGGACGCGGCACCTGTGCGGTCGAAGAAGGCCTCGTCGCAGAAGCGGGTGACGCTGGGCATCGACGATGTGCAGCGTGTCGTCTCGCGTGGACGGGCGCGCATCACCACGTGCTTCGAGCGCTACAAGGCGGACCTGCCTTCGAGCCAGGGCGAGGTGCAGGTGCAGCTCACCATCGTCTCGTCGGGCAAGGTGCGGGCGGGGACGCGGGGACCGTTGGCTTCGTCGGGCGTGGGCCGCTGCCTGGAGGCCCAGGCGGAGCGCCTTCGCTTCCCGCCTCACCGGGACCAGGAGGTCACGGTGGTGATGCCCTTCTCGTGGCGGGTGACGCAGTAGCGGCGCGAGGAGGCTCGCGCCGCCACCGCGAGTGGCCTACAGGTCGCGGCGGGCGGAGAGTGCCTTGGCGAGCGTGGCCTGGTCGGCGAACTCCAGGTCGCCGCCCATGGGCAGGCCCTGGGCGATGCGGGTGACGCGCAGGCCCATGGGCTTGAGCAGGCGCGTCAGGTAGAGCGCGGTGGCTTCGCCCTCGATGTCCGGGTTGGTGGCGAGGATGAGTTCCTCCACCCGGCTGTCGTTGAGGCGCTCCAGCAGCTCGCGGATGCGGAGCTGCTCGGGGCCCACGCCCTCCAGGGGAGACAGCACGCCGTGCAGGACGTGGTAGCGGCCCTTGAACTCACGGGTGCGCTCCAGCGCCATCAGGTCGGCGAACGTCTCCACGACGCACAGCACGCGCTCGTCGCGCCGTGCGTCCCGGCAGAAGTTGCAGGTCTCCGCGTCGGTGAGGGAGAAGCAGCGCACGCACAGGTGCACCTTCTCCTTCACCTCGCGAATGGCCTGCGACAGCTCCGCGGCATACTCACCCGGCGCCCGCAGGATGTGGAACGCGAGGCGCTGCGCGGTCTTCTCGCCGATGCCCGGCAGCTTCGCCAACTGGGCGACGAGTCGATTCAGCGGATCGGGGGTCATCCGGTATCAGGTAATGCCGGGGATTTTGACGCCGCCGGAGATTTTCGCGAGCTCGCGCTGCATGTGCTGACGGCTGCTCGCCAGGGCGGCGTTCACCGCGGCGGTGATGAGGTCCTCGAGCATCGACGTGTCGTTGGGGTCGATGGCTTCCTTGTCGATCTTGATGCTGCGGATCTCCTGGATGCCGTTGGCGACGACGGTGACCCGGCCGTCACCGGCCTTGGCTTCCACGCTCTCTTCCGCCAGCTGCTGCTTCCGCTCTTCAATCTTCTCCGTCAGCTTGTTCGCCTGCCGGATGAAGTAGTTCAGGTCGACGCCAGGCATATGCTTCCTCGGTGCTCGTGGGAGCGGGCGCCACGGACATGGCCCCGCCCCGGCGTGGAATGGGGCGCCACCCTACCGTTGCGCGAGGCGGTTGTCAGGCGCTGTCGTCGGAGGTGTCGTCCGCTGGCACGGCCCCGGGGCGCTCGGGCTCGTAGACCTGGATGTGTTCGATTTCGCCTCCCAGGAACTTGAGCACCGCCCGGACGGCGGGGTGGCTGCGGACCTTGCTGTCCGTGCTCTTCTCGTGGGCAGCGCGCGTCTGTGCGTCCTGATCGGCCAGACTGGGACCCAGACGAGGGTCGTCCGGAGACGCATCCTGGATGGTGAGCTTCACCGGGCGGCCGAAGTGCTCGGCCAGGGCCTTGTCCACGGCGGCCTTGCCCGCGGTGGAGTTGACGGCCATGCGGTGGAAGCCGGCCACGGGCAGGAAGCCGAGGACGATTTCGCCGTTCTTCATGGACATCAATCGCCCGTTGGAGAGCGCCGCGCCCTGCCGGGGATGGGAGGCCTTCACCGTCTCCACGGCGGCCCGCCAACGCTCGGTGAGGGGCAGGTTGGGGTTGTCCCGGGAGCGGGTGACAGGGGCCGGCGGGGGCGGCTCGGGCTCGGGCTCGTGGTGGATGACGGGCTCGGGCGCCGGCGGGGGGGGCGGCGCGGCGGCGACTTCGGGGAGGCACTCGCCGGAGGCACAGCCTTCGGGGGAGTTCTCCTCGGGGTAGTAGCGCGCGTCCTCTTCCTCCGCGTAGGGCGGCGGCTCCGGCGGCGCGATGGGCTCGGGCCGGCGGATGTTGGTGACGCGGACCGATGGCGCGGGCTCGGTGGTGCGCGACAGTGGGGTGGCGCCCGCGGGAGGCACGGAGGGCGGGGGTGTCGGGGCCGTGGGCGCCTGGACCGAGCCACCATTGCGGAGGAACGAGAGCGGGCGCGCGGCGGAAGGTGAAAGTCCCTCCATCACCGGGCCGGAGGGGACCATCTGCGTGGCCTGGTAGCCCTGCGGGGACGGTGTGGCGCCGCTGCCGTTGCGGAGGAACGACAGGGGACGGGCCGCTGACGGTGACAGGCCGTCCATGTGGGGCCCGGGCCGT from Myxococcus xanthus encodes the following:
- the mglB gene encoding gliding-motility regulator GTPase-activating protein MglB translates to MGTQLVMYEEEFTKINAVCDRLTKDANAKVVFLVDKNGQLISSAGQTQNIDTTSLASLTAGNVAAMGGLAKLIGENEFPNQFHEGAKDSLYMTIVGSRVVLVVIFDNRTSLGLVRLRIKKASDELTKIFESLVKKTDSPGAGSPFAEISDDDIDNLFSE
- a CDS encoding MSCRAMM family protein, whose product is MEATDPHPESVEPERARPTGLGAFPAFSILRCVLPPPLLPRCSVARLALVLLVLLATPSAHADAVAEHASLRLRYGLSLRDGRQADVGPGLTYEGFTPNDMAAVGTAWLGTSWLGAWAGLQREAFDLREGALRITGGSLWRASVGSRARAFLGPVRAELGAGYGFSQLPHFSDSAEPVLLRGVRHAVVVGGLVRFPLMLGLQLEARGELPVSLSVRDATGARAEATGFSAGGALLVPLRRAERWTGTLVLDFQHVQDTVTLEDGTQSRQRLRRMGAALELAWHDGVRTTRQVPVPVVVVPGSVRFHVLDARTGAPLPGARVMVEGEAHVADAQGLVEVASLSPGPVSAQVTAEGYASAEAAVTVEEGVRAELEVRAAPLPPPTGALRVTVVDARTGAPLPDVRVSVGTAQVRTDLTGQVVVRDLASGPVAVAVASSGFRSVDEAAVVIAGQESTLSVPLASEKKGTRATLVGQVRSVRGGKPLAATLLMTKARVRARTDAKGAFNVQVRGGTYRITISARGHLSQTKVITLREGERTILNVDLFPRGKR
- a CDS encoding FecR domain-containing protein; this encodes MSAPRRWFLVLLLLVAGCDDDAVAPPPGPSAVVDAGAGEVLGRLEGLSGDVRLERGGKQAPAEEGPLYGGDAVETAAGGAATVRFPDGRSVEVGPDARFALGSDSGGIVLQVERGILLSRVPADANRTGQGSKVALTIRTPFGLTRVGADEPSEVRVQVAEDAGRVEVRLGAIEFVGRDGKTLRASEGDAVEATSGRTELVARGARVLELAPIPVAVRLTAGRAEVRAKGASDWRPVAKQGEELSPGGSVRTRRGGSAVLALEGSATVASLGSDAELVLTSAEQGGATDEARFDLLRGWLNLQLARGRTSRLVLPGLQVEGGGEARLAVRRTAAGYLVDALTGQVTLVRGAARQALRAGERATVDASSAQAPRVEPLAPAPLALGVVDGAEVFHPGLQDVAITWEGEGEATVEVAEDAAFTRPVLSGTVYRPFINVPAPVRGVLHWRVRRKDGTQVSGSASFAPERAVRSLARVRNVVPEGPEKTTIFYQDKPPAVTFTYAAETSAARYRVAVYRAGTLDTPVAERTVTETRAALDAGALSEGNYLWSVTPLSATGAQLKGGRMNKLELVYDNSVPVLMVSTPRNGQAAGAKVRAAGVAPVDARLSINGRPVALDGKHRFNTWVEPVGSPPVLVFKMTRPGAPAVHTVRTLKQRGP
- a CDS encoding protein kinase domain-containing protein, giving the protein MSPPQTTLPVTEASLVPLLQPYGPYVLVRKLAEGGMAEIFLAKLLGADGFERNVVIKRMLPHLTNNPDFVEMFRDEARLAAKLAHPNIVQIQELGFAEGCYYICMEYLAGEDFSTTLRLAGRKRHYVPLPIVLRVLIDAARGLHFAHEFTNEAGQPLNVVHRDISPSNLYLTYQGQVKVLDFGIAKAESRLVNTRTGVVKGKYMYMAPEQARGKEVDRRADVFALGVSLYEALTHVRPFSRENDLAVLNALLQGELKPPRELRPDLPEELEAILLKAMAFKPEDRYPTAEAFADALETFLSEHLSGSGAMPLGAFLKGHFGEERFTERSRIPTLATLTATYGGAAAGAQGQAPGAETHGTNLYGVLAREGDATSAQRPGMSMRPSSPGVPAHGSASRGPTSPEPATTAGGRRWRTLAVGLAGGLMLAAAGIVGYRQWVTTPASVSLVPATAPVVEAVAPEDAAAQAGSLPEAVANGAGGDVAVTDSAPPPVDAADATETDEAGLAGTASDVEPDADEEVADAAPVRSKKASSQKRVTLGIDDVQRVVSRGRARITTCFERYKADLPSSQGEVQVQLTIVSSGKVRAGTRGPLASSGVGRCLEAQAERLRFPPHRDQEVTVVMPFSWRVTQ
- the recR gene encoding recombination mediator RecR, with the translated sequence MTPDPLNRLVAQLAKLPGIGEKTAQRLAFHILRAPGEYAAELSQAIREVKEKVHLCVRCFSLTDAETCNFCRDARRDERVLCVVETFADLMALERTREFKGRYHVLHGVLSPLEGVGPEQLRIRELLERLNDSRVEELILATNPDIEGEATALYLTRLLKPMGLRVTRIAQGLPMGGDLEFADQATLAKALSARRDL
- a CDS encoding YbaB/EbfC family nucleoid-associated protein encodes the protein MPGVDLNYFIRQANKLTEKIEERKQQLAEESVEAKAGDGRVTVVANGIQEIRSIKIDKEAIDPNDTSMLEDLITAAVNAALASSRQHMQRELAKISGGVKIPGIT
- a CDS encoding DNA polymerase III subunit gamma/tau, whose amino-acid sequence is MGQAPVRVSEPPAPTAAVREEEPPRMGHAGAMRQDEPPRFAPPDAMRPDEPSRPGPHMDGLSPSAARPLSFLRNGSGATPSPQGYQATQMVPSGPVMEGLSPSAARPLSFLRNGGSVQAPTAPTPPPSVPPAGATPLSRTTEPAPSVRVTNIRRPEPIAPPEPPPYAEEEDARYYPEENSPEGCASGECLPEVAAAPPPPPAPEPVIHHEPEPEPPPPAPVTRSRDNPNLPLTERWRAAVETVKASHPRQGAALSNGRLMSMKNGEIVLGFLPVAGFHRMAVNSTAGKAAVDKALAEHFGRPVKLTIQDASPDDPRLGPSLADQDAQTRAAHEKSTDSKVRSHPAVRAVLKFLGGEIEHIQVYEPERPGAVPADDTSDDSA